From the Purpureocillium takamizusanense chromosome 6, complete sequence genome, one window contains:
- the PRP5 gene encoding RNA helicase (COG:A~EggNog:ENOG503NV3J): MARPRDSRSPAPAGSSGQQDGSRRHRNDDSYGGGGNRRDRNRRDDARDHRRLSRSRSPDPRRDQRGGARHPERDLMNRRDRSPVGRRGDGPYRGGGPRDYRDRDRDRDRDRDRDRDRDRDRDRRRSRDRHAARLRSPDRRRPRSRDSDRSYRSRDDGRDHGRFKREGTADSSARSNRQASVNDRGRAGQDNSSADRAEPVQTDAEKKKAERLAKLEAWKKKKESQVQQQRAGDASQARKILADMDQPGGVSSPGAPSPGISTAASPGTVENSGNASPAQPYAGKFDPKSIAKKSAARSSESKTVLGMVGIQPPQSAPKTSQQAPTATSSLPANRAKASGFGFGKPQKGQVENGKMPNKRMLDLDEDDTVKRKLTKLPTLSVDTDDTPYADQDDDDDAGENIAEDEEAAVAADRAAHERRLQAENQAEQAAVEPDAEGDQTMSNAADGEADVTKDPATTDVQPAAESMDVDEESEVDPLDAFMANLQKSEVQKAQKSAQTTKNSHVPETYFSDEDNIYDAEGNDGANNILAMTNKRKKKDIPTTDYSKITIDPVRKNFWVEPSEVKALTEDEVAELRLELDGIKVKGKDVPRPVQKWAQCGLIRQALDAISNLGFERPTAIQSQAIPSIMSGRDVIGVAKTGSGKTLAFLLPMFRHILDQPKLKETDGAIALVLAPTRELATQIHKDCKPFLKTTNLRAVCAYGGAPVRDQIADLKRGAEIIVCTPGRMIDLLAANQGRVTNLRRVTYVVLDEADRMFDMGFEPQVMKIFANMRPDKQTILFSATMPRLIDSLTKKVLKNPVEITVGGRSVVAKEIEQIVEVREENDKFIRVLELLGELYDRDEDARSLIFVDRQDKADNLLKELMQKGYPCMSIHGGKDQVDRDSTIADFKKGIFPILIATSVAARGLDVKQLKLVINYDAPNHLEDYVHRAGRTGRAGNTGVAVTFITPEQENCATGIAKALEQSGQPVPERLEEMRKAYREKVKSGKAKESSGFGGKGLDRLDQEREAARQVQRKTHRAEGEEEEEKEDKKAEEKGEKAFEAIRAAASGVQARDSAKAEGADGNAAQKGAAATLGDKSDNPLDKVSSAVSAINSRLGKSGQLRSGQPIDNKGPDAGAFHATLEINDFPQKARWAVTNRTNVAKILDSTGTSITTKGSFYAPGKEVPPNGDPKLYILIEGDTEVAVSSALQEMTRLLREATIAAADADSRAPASGRYTVT, encoded by the exons ATGGCTCGGCCAAGAGACTCGCGCtcaccagctccagcaggcagcagcggccagcaagatggctctcgtcgccatcgcaaCGATGACTcctacggcggcggcggcaaccgGCGCGACAGGAATCGACGGGACGACGCCAGGGACCATCGCCGGCTTagcaggtcgcgcagcccTGAC CCCCGTCGGGATCAACGGGGCGGTGCACGCCACCCAGAGCGAGACCTGATGAATCGGCGCGACCGTTCTCCGgtcggccggcgaggcgacggcccCTACCGCGGTGGAGGGCCTCGCGACTACCGCGACAGAGACCGTGATAGAGATAGAGACCGAGATCGAGACCGCGACCGAGACCGAGACCGAGATCGCCGCCGTTCGCGTGACCGTCACGCGGCCAGGCTCAGATCGCCTgatcgtcgacgccctcgcagCCGTGATAGCGACAGAAGCTACAGAAGCCGAGACGATGGCCGCGATCACGGTCGATTCAAACGCGAGGGGACGGCTGACTCCTCAGCGCGCAGCAACCGCCAGGCGTCTGTCAACGATAGAGGCCGGGCCGGTCAAGATAAC TCTTCGGCTGACAGGGCCGAGCCTGTCCAGACCGAtgccgagaagaagaaggcagaACGTCTCGCAAAGCTTGAGGcatggaagaagaagaaagagagCCAGGTTCAACAGCAGAGAGCGGGCGATGCCTCACAGGCCAGAAAGATTCTCGCTGATATGGACCAACCTGGAGGTGTTTCTTCACCCGGAGCACCCTCTCCGGGTATCTCAACTGCTGCGTCCCCTGGAACGGTAGAGAACTCTGGGAATGCTTCTCCTGCTCAGCCTTATGCCGGGAAATTTGACCCCAAGTCCATTGCCAAGAAATCGGCCGCGCGATCCAGCGAGTCTAAGACGGTCCTAGGAATGGTCGGCATCCAGCCACCGCAGTCTGCTCCAAAGACATCCCAGCAGGCTCCTACCG CAACGTCATCGCTACCTGCAAACCGCGCCAAAGCTAGCGGCTTTGGCTTCGGAAAGCCTCAGAAGGGCCAGGTAGAGAATGGCAAAATGCCCAACAAGCGGATGCTGgatctcgacgaggacgataCCGTTAAACGGAAGCTCACGAAGCTCCCTACCCTGTCAGTGGACACCGACGACACGCCTTATGCCGAtcaggacgacgacgacgacgccggcgagaacatcgccgaggacgaagaggccgccgtcgctgcagaCCGAGCCGCTCATGAACGACGGCTGCAGGCCGAGAATCAGGCGGAGCAAGCTGCTGTGGAGCCCGATGCAGAGGGAGACCAGACCATGAGCAACGCTGCTGACGGGGAGGCGGACGTAACCAAGGATCCGGCGACAACTGATGTGCAGCCTGCTGCCGAATCCATGGATGTCGATGAAGAGTCAGAAGTAGACCCATTGGATGCATTCATGGCAAATCTCCAAAAGTCGGAAGTGCAGAAAGCGCAAAAGTCTGCTCAGACCACAAAGAACTCTCATGTTCCAGAGACGTATttcagcgacgaggacaacaTATACGACGCTGAGGGCAACGATGGCGCAAACAATATTCTGGCCATGACCAAcaagcgcaagaagaaggatATTCCCACCACCGACTATAGTAAAATCACAATCGACCCCGTTCGCAAAAACTTCTGGGTTGAACCCTCCGAGGTCAAGGCCctcaccgaggacgaggttgccgagctgcgcctggagctcgacggcatcaaAGTCAAAGGCAAAGACGTCCCAAGACCGGTCCAGAAATGGGCACAATGTGGCCTCATCCGTCAAGCGCTAGACGCCATCAGTAACCTCGGCTTCGAGCGGCCAACGGCCATTCAGTCTCAAGCCATCCCGTCCATCATGTCGGGCAGAGACGTCATCGGTGTAGCCAAGACGGGATCCGGCAAGACGCTTGctttcctcctccccatgtTCCGGCACATCTTAGATCAGCCCAAGCTCAAAGAAACGGACGGGGCCATCGCCCTGGTGCTCGCACCGACGCGTGAGCTGGCCACGCAGATCCACAAGGACTGCAAACCCTTCCTCAAGACTACTAATCTTCGCGCTGTCTGCGCCTATGGAGGTGCCCCCGTCCGCGACCAGATTGCCGACCTCAAGCGTGGCGCCGAGATTATCGTCTGCACCCCCGGTCGCATGATTGACCTCCTGGCTGCCAATCAAGGGCGTGTCACGAATCTCAGGAGAGTTACGTATGTTGttctcgacgaggcggaccgAATGTTCGACATGGGCTTCGAGCCGCAGGTGATGAAGATTTTCGCAAACATGAGACCCGACAAGCAGACCATCCTGttctcggcgacgatgccgcgtcTTATCGATTCGTTGACCAAAAAGGTCCTCAAGAACCCCGTAGAGATCACGGTTGGTGGTCGAAGCGTGGTCGCCAAGGAAATTGAGCAGATCGTCGAAGTTCGCGAGGAGAATGACAAGTTCATCCGCGTACTGGAGCTGCTTGGCGAGCTCTATGACCGAGACGAggacgctcgctcgctgaTTTTTGTCGATCGCCAGGACAAAGCGGATAACCTCCTCAAAGAGCTCATGCAAAAGGGCTACCCGTGCATGTCCATCCACGGCGGAAAGGATCAAGTCGACCGCGACTCCACCATTGCCGATTTCAAAAAGGGCATCTTCCCAATCCTCATTGCGACTTCGGTTGCTGCTCGTGGCCTGGATGTCAAGCAGCTTAAGCTCGTCATCAACTACGACGCGCCGAACCACCTGGAAGACTATGTCCACCGGGCTGGCCGCACCGGCCGTGCTGGAAACACTGGTGTCGCCGTCACGTTCATTACCCCCGAGCAGGAGAACTGCGCAACGGGCATCGCGAAGGCTCTCGAGCAGAGCGGACAGCCTGTTCCGGAAAGGCTCGAGGAGATGCGGAAGGCGTACCGCGAAAAGGTCAAGTCCGGAAAGGCAAAGGAGTCGTCGGGAttcggcggcaagggcttGGACCGACTCGACCAAGAACGCGAAGCAGCCCGCCAGGTGCAACGCAAGACGCACcgagccgagggcgaggaggaagaggagaaagaggataagaaggccgaggagaagggtGAGAAGGCGTTCGAGGCCATCAGAGCGGCGGCCTCCGGCGTTCAAGCACGCGATAGTGCCAAAGCTGAGGGCGCGGACGGCAACGCTGCTCAGAAGGGCGCTGCCGCGACGTTGGGCGACAAGTCTGATAATCCCCTTGACAAGGTGAGCTCGGCTGTCAGCGCCATCAACAGCCGTCTGGGCAAGTCTGGCCAGCTTCGCTCTGGTCAACCCATTGACAACAAGGGCCCTGATGCCGGCGCCTTCCACGCCACCCTCGAGATCAACGACTTCCCTCAGAAAGCCAGATGGGCCGTCACGAACCGCACCAACGTTGCCAAGATCCTCGACTCGACCGGTACCTCCATCACCACAAAGGGAAGCTTCTATGCTCCAGGCAAGGAAGTCCCACCAAACGGCGATCCGAAATTGTACATTCTTATTGAGGGTGACACTGAGGTGGCCGTAAGCTCGGCCCTCCAGGAGATGACGCGACTGCTTAGAGAGGCGaccatcgcggcggccgatgccgacagccgggcgccagccagcggacGGTACACTGTTACCTAG
- the PRP5 gene encoding RNA helicase (COG:A~EggNog:ENOG503NV3J), whose product MNRRDRSPVGRRGDGPYRGGGPRDYRDRDRDRDRDRDRDRDRDRDRDRRRSRDRHAARLRSPDRRRPRSRDSDRSYRSRDDGRDHGRFKREGTADSSARSNRQASVNDRGRAGQDNSSADRAEPVQTDAEKKKAERLAKLEAWKKKKESQVQQQRAGDASQARKILADMDQPGGVSSPGAPSPGISTAASPGTVENSGNASPAQPYAGKFDPKSIAKKSAARSSESKTVLGMVGIQPPQSAPKTSQQAPTATSSLPANRAKASGFGFGKPQKGQVENGKMPNKRMLDLDEDDTVKRKLTKLPTLSVDTDDTPYADQDDDDDAGENIAEDEEAAVAADRAAHERRLQAENQAEQAAVEPDAEGDQTMSNAADGEADVTKDPATTDVQPAAESMDVDEESEVDPLDAFMANLQKSEVQKAQKSAQTTKNSHVPETYFSDEDNIYDAEGNDGANNILAMTNKRKKKDIPTTDYSKITIDPVRKNFWVEPSEVKALTEDEVAELRLELDGIKVKGKDVPRPVQKWAQCGLIRQALDAISNLGFERPTAIQSQAIPSIMSGRDVIGVAKTGSGKTLAFLLPMFRHILDQPKLKETDGAIALVLAPTRELATQIHKDCKPFLKTTNLRAVCAYGGAPVRDQIADLKRGAEIIVCTPGRMIDLLAANQGRVTNLRRVTYVVLDEADRMFDMGFEPQVMKIFANMRPDKQTILFSATMPRLIDSLTKKVLKNPVEITVGGRSVVAKEIEQIVEVREENDKFIRVLELLGELYDRDEDARSLIFVDRQDKADNLLKELMQKGYPCMSIHGGKDQVDRDSTIADFKKGIFPILIATSVAARGLDVKQLKLVINYDAPNHLEDYVHRAGRTGRAGNTGVAVTFITPEQENCATGIAKALEQSGQPVPERLEEMRKAYREKVKSGKAKESSGFGGKGLDRLDQEREAARQVQRKTHRAEGEEEEEKEDKKAEEKGEKAFEAIRAAASGVQARDSAKAEGADGNAAQKGAAATLGDKSDNPLDKVSSAVSAINSRLGKSGQLRSGQPIDNKGPDAGAFHATLEINDFPQKARWAVTNRTNVAKILDSTGTSITTKGSFYAPGKEVPPNGDPKLYILIEGDTEVAVSSALQEMTRLLREATIAAADADSRAPASGRYTVT is encoded by the exons ATGAATCGGCGCGACCGTTCTCCGgtcggccggcgaggcgacggcccCTACCGCGGTGGAGGGCCTCGCGACTACCGCGACAGAGACCGTGATAGAGATAGAGACCGAGATCGAGACCGCGACCGAGACCGAGACCGAGATCGCCGCCGTTCGCGTGACCGTCACGCGGCCAGGCTCAGATCGCCTgatcgtcgacgccctcgcagCCGTGATAGCGACAGAAGCTACAGAAGCCGAGACGATGGCCGCGATCACGGTCGATTCAAACGCGAGGGGACGGCTGACTCCTCAGCGCGCAGCAACCGCCAGGCGTCTGTCAACGATAGAGGCCGGGCCGGTCAAGATAAC TCTTCGGCTGACAGGGCCGAGCCTGTCCAGACCGAtgccgagaagaagaaggcagaACGTCTCGCAAAGCTTGAGGcatggaagaagaagaaagagagCCAGGTTCAACAGCAGAGAGCGGGCGATGCCTCACAGGCCAGAAAGATTCTCGCTGATATGGACCAACCTGGAGGTGTTTCTTCACCCGGAGCACCCTCTCCGGGTATCTCAACTGCTGCGTCCCCTGGAACGGTAGAGAACTCTGGGAATGCTTCTCCTGCTCAGCCTTATGCCGGGAAATTTGACCCCAAGTCCATTGCCAAGAAATCGGCCGCGCGATCCAGCGAGTCTAAGACGGTCCTAGGAATGGTCGGCATCCAGCCACCGCAGTCTGCTCCAAAGACATCCCAGCAGGCTCCTACCG CAACGTCATCGCTACCTGCAAACCGCGCCAAAGCTAGCGGCTTTGGCTTCGGAAAGCCTCAGAAGGGCCAGGTAGAGAATGGCAAAATGCCCAACAAGCGGATGCTGgatctcgacgaggacgataCCGTTAAACGGAAGCTCACGAAGCTCCCTACCCTGTCAGTGGACACCGACGACACGCCTTATGCCGAtcaggacgacgacgacgacgccggcgagaacatcgccgaggacgaagaggccgccgtcgctgcagaCCGAGCCGCTCATGAACGACGGCTGCAGGCCGAGAATCAGGCGGAGCAAGCTGCTGTGGAGCCCGATGCAGAGGGAGACCAGACCATGAGCAACGCTGCTGACGGGGAGGCGGACGTAACCAAGGATCCGGCGACAACTGATGTGCAGCCTGCTGCCGAATCCATGGATGTCGATGAAGAGTCAGAAGTAGACCCATTGGATGCATTCATGGCAAATCTCCAAAAGTCGGAAGTGCAGAAAGCGCAAAAGTCTGCTCAGACCACAAAGAACTCTCATGTTCCAGAGACGTATttcagcgacgaggacaacaTATACGACGCTGAGGGCAACGATGGCGCAAACAATATTCTGGCCATGACCAAcaagcgcaagaagaaggatATTCCCACCACCGACTATAGTAAAATCACAATCGACCCCGTTCGCAAAAACTTCTGGGTTGAACCCTCCGAGGTCAAGGCCctcaccgaggacgaggttgccgagctgcgcctggagctcgacggcatcaaAGTCAAAGGCAAAGACGTCCCAAGACCGGTCCAGAAATGGGCACAATGTGGCCTCATCCGTCAAGCGCTAGACGCCATCAGTAACCTCGGCTTCGAGCGGCCAACGGCCATTCAGTCTCAAGCCATCCCGTCCATCATGTCGGGCAGAGACGTCATCGGTGTAGCCAAGACGGGATCCGGCAAGACGCTTGctttcctcctccccatgtTCCGGCACATCTTAGATCAGCCCAAGCTCAAAGAAACGGACGGGGCCATCGCCCTGGTGCTCGCACCGACGCGTGAGCTGGCCACGCAGATCCACAAGGACTGCAAACCCTTCCTCAAGACTACTAATCTTCGCGCTGTCTGCGCCTATGGAGGTGCCCCCGTCCGCGACCAGATTGCCGACCTCAAGCGTGGCGCCGAGATTATCGTCTGCACCCCCGGTCGCATGATTGACCTCCTGGCTGCCAATCAAGGGCGTGTCACGAATCTCAGGAGAGTTACGTATGTTGttctcgacgaggcggaccgAATGTTCGACATGGGCTTCGAGCCGCAGGTGATGAAGATTTTCGCAAACATGAGACCCGACAAGCAGACCATCCTGttctcggcgacgatgccgcgtcTTATCGATTCGTTGACCAAAAAGGTCCTCAAGAACCCCGTAGAGATCACGGTTGGTGGTCGAAGCGTGGTCGCCAAGGAAATTGAGCAGATCGTCGAAGTTCGCGAGGAGAATGACAAGTTCATCCGCGTACTGGAGCTGCTTGGCGAGCTCTATGACCGAGACGAggacgctcgctcgctgaTTTTTGTCGATCGCCAGGACAAAGCGGATAACCTCCTCAAAGAGCTCATGCAAAAGGGCTACCCGTGCATGTCCATCCACGGCGGAAAGGATCAAGTCGACCGCGACTCCACCATTGCCGATTTCAAAAAGGGCATCTTCCCAATCCTCATTGCGACTTCGGTTGCTGCTCGTGGCCTGGATGTCAAGCAGCTTAAGCTCGTCATCAACTACGACGCGCCGAACCACCTGGAAGACTATGTCCACCGGGCTGGCCGCACCGGCCGTGCTGGAAACACTGGTGTCGCCGTCACGTTCATTACCCCCGAGCAGGAGAACTGCGCAACGGGCATCGCGAAGGCTCTCGAGCAGAGCGGACAGCCTGTTCCGGAAAGGCTCGAGGAGATGCGGAAGGCGTACCGCGAAAAGGTCAAGTCCGGAAAGGCAAAGGAGTCGTCGGGAttcggcggcaagggcttGGACCGACTCGACCAAGAACGCGAAGCAGCCCGCCAGGTGCAACGCAAGACGCACcgagccgagggcgaggaggaagaggagaaagaggataagaaggccgaggagaagggtGAGAAGGCGTTCGAGGCCATCAGAGCGGCGGCCTCCGGCGTTCAAGCACGCGATAGTGCCAAAGCTGAGGGCGCGGACGGCAACGCTGCTCAGAAGGGCGCTGCCGCGACGTTGGGCGACAAGTCTGATAATCCCCTTGACAAGGTGAGCTCGGCTGTCAGCGCCATCAACAGCCGTCTGGGCAAGTCTGGCCAGCTTCGCTCTGGTCAACCCATTGACAACAAGGGCCCTGATGCCGGCGCCTTCCACGCCACCCTCGAGATCAACGACTTCCCTCAGAAAGCCAGATGGGCCGTCACGAACCGCACCAACGTTGCCAAGATCCTCGACTCGACCGGTACCTCCATCACCACAAAGGGAAGCTTCTATGCTCCAGGCAAGGAAGTCCCACCAAACGGCGATCCGAAATTGTACATTCTTATTGAGGGTGACACTGAGGTGGCCGTAAGCTCGGCCCTCCAGGAGATGACGCGACTGCTTAGAGAGGCGaccatcgcggcggccgatgccgacagccgggcgccagccagcggacGGTACACTGTTACCTAG
- a CDS encoding uncharacterized protein (EggNog:ENOG503P5KY), with amino-acid sequence MGNICGKAESNPSPPGRILGSAPAPRTTSSVPKKVGGPPRTLGGGGAGGNVVPGAAGGDSSGDPGDARRRAAEAAEARAKAANKGGKLKAQLTSQQKKSRTETLKGASEAERRARDADEGLEARQWN; translated from the exons ATGGGCAACATCTGCGGCAAGGCAGAGTCGAATCCCTCCCCGCCGGGCCGCATCCTCGgctccgcccccgccccgaGGACCACGTCCTCGGTACCTAAGAAGGTCGGCGGCCCGCCCCGGacactcggcggcggcggcgctggcggaaATGTTGTACccggggccgccggcggcgactcgtcAGGCGATCCGGGGGACGCGCGCAGGAGAGCCGCCGAGGCAGCAGag GCAcgcgccaaggccgccaacaagggaggcaagctcaaggcccagCTGACGTCGCAGCAAAAGAAGTCGAGGACCGAGACGCTCAAGGGcgccagcgaggccgagcggaGGGCCagggacgccgacgagggcctcgaggccagGCAGTGGAATTAA
- the SUR1 gene encoding zinc-finger protein (COG:S~EggNog:ENOG503NUXF) — translation MDGSHLPFDAHMGASSSSAAGMASLSLDFDAFMATDHSSSQGLESLEACIHDDSCLDHHHHFRQPKAGSKLNSSFAQPYPAGAPVSAGRGYGQSAQQRISATAPTSPALDNGQTYTWEALFNDHALDSAALHSDNLGFCHDDDCASECSSACEGSCPSQCGDTGHGVCCDDDACGSPNLCLDEACQGASHPCNDETCLADTVSEAPSQAKTVLTDGDKAAAAALTSFGDNQLQMMQDAQAGFIQASPTAPPPTPDGHMSFMNFPQSLPCGSLSLDSMYPSTSPGFSHQQFHMAFEFALANHIMQYHDPSRGMAHAGNCVANDPGQFISKCTLPKFSPNDNITDPYLSQLQGGHECGFQVQDPNAFAHHIFEEHRPALMLHAQHFRQPEAPQSNIHMQHGAAHNHGSHAGPQAGSQMIQGKAFSPSPSPLVTLSMGPSLSTTPSSSLATPSPLESETGLTEPSSNATSKSPHTESKPLILTEEDQFRCRWVMGHGSGICGLRFENDEELQKHCKLDHLKPLKKVRGGFRCGWEGCTRDTCFTQRSKVERHMQVHTGYKPVQCTICGAALSAKQALDQHMRIHTGETPWVCKYPGCGCAFKQQSALTMHERTHTGDKPLECEICGKRFSESSNLSKHRRTHNVKGMHECQLCGKDFHRLDQLRRHMGTNHKDRPAEVDALLSKAKSKMQAQKVTKPARKTKGKVDADGLSADALELIGDHLEGVVIAQES, via the exons ATGGACGGCTCCCATTTGCCATTTGACGCCCACATGGgcgcgtcgtcttcttcggcagcCGGCATGgcgtctctctcgctcgaTTTTGACGCGTTCATGGCCACCGATCACTCCTCCTCACAAGGGCTTGAGTCTCTCGAGGCCTGCATACACGACGACTCCTgcctcgaccaccaccaccattttCGTCAGCCAAAAGCTGGCAGTAAGCTCAATAGTAGCTTTGCCCAGCCGTATCCAGCCGGCGCGCCTGTGTCGGCCGGCAGAGGCTATGGTCAGTCTGCGCAACAACGTAtttcggcgacggcacccaCCTCACCTGCTCTGGACAATGGCCAGACGTACACCTGGGAAGCCCTCTTCAACGACCATGCGCTGGACAGTGCCGCCTTGCACTCCGACAATCTTGGCTTCTGTCACGATGATGACTGTGCCTCTGAGTGCAGCTCTGCATGCGAAGGGAGCTGCCCTAGTCAATGCGGAGACACTGGCCACGGCGTCTGCTGTGACGATGATGCCTGTGGCAGTCCCAACCTGTGTCTTGACGAGGCATGTCAAGGCGCCAGCCATCCCTGCAACGACGAGACTTGTCTGGCCGACACTGTCAGTGAAGCACCTTCTCAAGCAAAGACTGTCTTAAcggacggcgacaaggccgccgctgctgccctgaCTTCCTTTGGGGACAACCAGCTCCAGATGATGCAGGACGCTCAAGCTGGCTTTATACAAGCCTCGCctacggcgccgccgccgactccgGACGGGCACATGTCTTTTATGAATTTCCCTCAATCCCTGCCCTGTGGGAGTCTCTCACTAGACTCCATGTACCCCAGCACCTCGCCTGGCTTTTCACATCAGCAGTTCCATATGGCCTTTGAGTTTGCTCTTGCGAATCACATCATGCAGTATCACGACCCGTCACGCGGCATGGCACACGCAGGTAACTGCGTCGCAAATGACCCAGGCCAGTTCATCTCCAAATGCACGCTGCCAAAATTCAGCCCCAACGACAACATTACCGACCCCTATCTCTCACAGCTTCAAGGTGGTCATGAATGCGGCTTCCAGGTTCAGGACCCCAATGCGTTTGCGCATCACATCTTTGAAGAGCACAGGCCGGCACTCATGCTCCATGCTCAACATTTTCGACAACCCGAAGCGCCTCAATCTAACATTCATATGcaacacggcgccgcccacaacCATGGCTCACACGCTGGGCCCCAGGCCGGCAGTCAAATGATTCAAGGCAAAGCTTTCTCAccatcgccgtcaccgcTAGTGACCCTCTCTATGGGCCCGTCTCTCTCAACGacaccgtcatcgtcgctcgCCACCCCTTCGCCCCTTGAGTCGGAAACTGGCTTGACTGAACCGAGCTCTAACGCAACATCTAAGAGCCCTCATACTGAGTCGAAGCCACTCATCCTGACCGAGGAGGATCAGTTCAGGTGTCGATGGGTCATGGGTCATGGTAGCGGTATCTGTGGCCTGCGCTTCGAAAACGACGAAGAGCTTCAGAAGCACTGTAAGCTGGACCATCTAAAGCCACTAAAGAAGGTCCGTGGTGGCTTCAGGTGCGGTTGGGAAGGCTGCACGAGGGACACATGCTTCACCCAGAGGAGCAAGGTGGAGCGCCACATGCAGGTGCACACCGGAT ACAAACCGGTTCAATGCACCATCTGCGGCGCAGCTTTGTCTGCAAAGCAGGCCCTTGACCAACATATGAGGATACACACGGGCGAGACGCCTTGGGTTTGCAAGTACCCCGGCTGCGGCTGTGCCTTTAAGCAGCAAAGTGCCCTAA CCATGCATGAGCGGACGCACACTGGAGACAAGCCCTTGGAGTGTGAGATTTGCGGCAAGAGGTTCAGTGAATCCTCCAATTTGTCCAAGCACCGCCGCACACACAATGTCAAAGGCATGCATGAGTGCCAGCTCTGTGGCAAGGACTTTCATAGACTGGACCAGCTCCGCCGACACATGGGCACCAACCACAAGGATAGACCAGCCGAGGTGGATGCTCTTTTGAGCAAGGCGAAGAGCAAAATGCAGGCACAGAAAGTAACCAAGCCGGCGAGGAAAACGAAGGGCAAGGTCGACGCAGACGGCCTGAGCGCCGATGCGCTCGAATTGATTGGAGATCACCTCGAGGGCGTTGTTATCGCTCAAGAGTCATGA
- the rpl35 gene encoding 60S ribosomal protein L35, L29 (COG:J~BUSCO:EOG09265FTY~EggNog:ENOG503P3ZG), translating into MSSGKVKAVQLWDKSKDDLTKQLAELKTELGQLRIQKIASSGSKLNKIHDLRKSIARVLTVINAKQRSQLRLFYKNKKYAPLDLRAKQTRAIRRRLSPEDKARVLEKTKKRSTHFPQRKYAIKA; encoded by the exons ATG TCGTCGGGCAAGGTTAAGGCCGTCCAGCTCTGGGACAAGAGCAAGGATGATTTGACgaagcagctcgccgagctcaagaCCGAGTTGGGCCAGCTCCGCATCCAGAAGATCGCTTCGTCCGGCTCCAAGCTGAACAAGAT CCACGACCTGCGAAAGTCCATCGCCCGCGTCCTCACCGTCATCAACGCCAAGCAACGCTCGCAGCTCCGTCTGTTCTACAAGAACAAGAAGTACGCCCCCCTCGACCTCCGCGCCAAGCAGACCCGtgccatccgccgccgcctgtcacccgaggacaaggcccGCGTCCTGGAGAAGACCAAGAAGCGCAGCACCCACTTCCCCCAAAGGAAGTACGCCATCAAG GCCTAA
- the GOS1 gene encoding protein transport protein gos1 (COG:U~TransMembrane:1 (i210-227o)~EggNog:ENOG503NV2S~BUSCO:EOG09265AL8) — MSAPTGSGGWAQLRQQARTLETQTETLFHTYSQFSTATNIPPKPTEQERETEDKIQELLEKRESVVSQLARLLDSEASLTSSALKQNNLSLLREKLAAHRRDLGRLRGTLQQARDRANLLTNVRSDIDQYRANNPEAAEAEYMIDERRRIDNSHGMADSVLSQAYAVNDSFILQRETLSSINRRITMAASKVPGINTLIGRISAKKRRDGIIMGCFIALCFIVFWWLL; from the exons ATGTCTGCGCCAACGGGAAGCGGGGGATGGGCtcagctgcggcagcaggcTCGGACACTAGAGACTCAG ACGGAGACGCTCTTCCACACGTATTCGCAATTCTCGACGGCAACCAATATaccgccgaagccgaccGAGCAGGAGCGGGAGACGGAGGACAAGATCCAGGAGTTGTTGGAAAAG CGCGAGTCGGTCGTCTCACAGCTCGCGCGGCTGCTCGACTCGGAGGCCAGCCTGACCTCATCGGCGCTCAAGCAAAACAACCtctcgctgctgcgggagAAGCTTGCGGCGCACCGGCGCGACCTGGGCCGGCTGCGCGGGAcgctgcagcaggcgcgcgACCGGGCCAACCTCCTGACCAACGTGCGGTCCGACATCGACCAGTACCGCGCCAACAACccggaggcggccgaggccgagtaCATGATcgatgagcggcggcgcatcgacaACAGCCACGGCATGGCCGACAGCGTGCTGAGCCAGGCCTACGCCGTCAACGACAGCTTCATCCTGCAGCGCGAGACGCTGTCGAGCATCAATCGCCGCAtcacgatggcggcgagtaAGGTGCCGGGCATCAACACGCTCATCGGGAGGATATCCGCCAAGAAGAGGAGGgacggcatcatcatgggTTGCTTCATCGCCCTTTGTTTCATCGTATTTTGGTGGCTGCTATGA